A stretch of the Lactuca sativa cultivar Salinas chromosome 9, Lsat_Salinas_v11, whole genome shotgun sequence genome encodes the following:
- the LOC111879489 gene encoding uncharacterized protein LOC111879489 isoform X2, with protein MMSDFMHDDNQFNHPNARRRICNVCERPATVCLCDSIPAEPFSTSTQIIILQHPHERRHPLATVPVLNKCLRSCQTLIGRRLRRGGSALLDSLHDAATEENPKQCLHVAFLFPGTDLTPSMEINQWKSSFGDDDSNKFVLIAFDGTWKHAKEMEGTFWWLHEYNGGGCTVFTSS; from the exons ATGATGTCGGATTTTATGCACGACGACAACCAATTCAACCACCCAAATGCACGGCGGAGAATCTGCAATGTCTGCGAAAGGCCGGCGACCGTGTGTCTATGTGACTCAATTCCGGCTGAACCATTCTCCACGAGCACGCAAATCATAATCCTGCAACATCCACACGAACGGCGCCACCCACTCGCTACAGTGCCGGTGCTTAACAAATGCCTCCGCAGCTGCCAAACCCTAATTGGCCGTCGATTACGACGGGGTGGGTCGGCTCTTCTTGACTCTCTCCATGATGCTGCCACCGAAGAAAACCCTAAACAATGTCTACATGTGGCTTTTCTCTTTCCTG GTACGGATCTTACTCCTTCGATGGAGATTAACCAGTGGAAGTCTTCATTTGGGgatgatgattcaaacaaattTGTTCTGATTGCTTTTGATGGGACATGGAAGCACGCAAAGGAGATG GAAGGAACCTTTTGGTGGTTGCATGAGTACAATGGAGGCGGTTGCACGGTGTTTACGAGTTCTTGA
- the LOC111879489 gene encoding uncharacterized protein LOC111879489 isoform X1: protein MMSDFMHDDNQFNHPNARRRICNVCERPATVCLCDSIPAEPFSTSTQIIILQHPHERRHPLATVPVLNKCLRSCQTLIGRRLRRGGSALLDSLHDAATEENPKQCLHVAFLFPGTDLTPSMEINQWKSSFGDDDSNKFVLIAFDGTWKHAKEMVCSSFPFLSKFATQVCLNYDVNVDGGTIYNSELILRKEPFGGCMSTMEAVARCLRVLEPNGVDIESKLISVLRTMVSFQASFLKPLKPRPKLLKTRKDDEKKIS from the exons ATGATGTCGGATTTTATGCACGACGACAACCAATTCAACCACCCAAATGCACGGCGGAGAATCTGCAATGTCTGCGAAAGGCCGGCGACCGTGTGTCTATGTGACTCAATTCCGGCTGAACCATTCTCCACGAGCACGCAAATCATAATCCTGCAACATCCACACGAACGGCGCCACCCACTCGCTACAGTGCCGGTGCTTAACAAATGCCTCCGCAGCTGCCAAACCCTAATTGGCCGTCGATTACGACGGGGTGGGTCGGCTCTTCTTGACTCTCTCCATGATGCTGCCACCGAAGAAAACCCTAAACAATGTCTACATGTGGCTTTTCTCTTTCCTG GTACGGATCTTACTCCTTCGATGGAGATTAACCAGTGGAAGTCTTCATTTGGGgatgatgattcaaacaaattTGTTCTGATTGCTTTTGATGGGACATGGAAGCACGCAAAGGAGATGGTATGCTCTAGCTTTCCATTTTTGTCAAAGTTTGCAACTCAAGTATGTTTGAATTATGATGTTAATGTTGATGGCGGAACAATATACAACTCTGAGTTAATACTCAGGAAGGAACCTTTTGGTGGTTGCATGAGTACAATGGAGGCGGTTGCACGGTGTTTACGAGTTCTTGAACCAAATGGGGTAGATATTGAGTCTAAGTTGATTAGTGTTTTGAGAACAATGGTCAGTTTTCAGGCTTCCTTCTTAAAACCCTTAAAGCCAAGGCCCAAGTTGTTGAAAACACGTAAAGATGATGAGAAAAAGATAAGTTGA